The segment TTTACCTATTTCTACAGCTGGTTGCCCGTAAGGATTTACCCCCATAAGCTTTGCCATGACAACTGTTGCTATCATGTAGATCATAAATAGGTACCCCATGTTATATGGGGAAAGGGAGTCCATCTTTATCTCAATAATTGGTCTTTCTCTCTTGTAAAGAGCTTCAACAGTTCCTTCAAATTCTGCTTTTATTATTTCTGAAAGTTTCTTTCCAGCAATAAAGTCAAGAATTTCTGTTTCTTCAGGAAGTTTCAAATCTTCAGTGTAATTCTCAATAGAGAAGAACTGATAAACTTTATCATCCTTTCCATCCATAAAAAGTTGAAGAACGGAGTGCTGGGAGGACGTTCCAATTGCTTTCATTGGAGTTTGTCCTTCTCCATCTTTTCCAAGACTTTCTGCCCAAAGCTGTGCATACCATTCAGTAAACTCTCGTAAATAATTGGAGTAAACCATCATTACAGAAATTGTTCTACCTTTTTTATAGTGAAGATATTTACAGACTCCAAGCTTTATTGCTGGTTCTGGATTTTCTAGAGCATCTTTTGCACCTTTTAAAAGTTCCTCAATGTTGTAGTTTATAAACTCAGAAGGTACAAGTCCAACAGGTGTTAAAACAGAAAACCTTCCGCCTATTTCTTTTGGTATGGAAAAAAATACAGTATCAAATCTTCTTGCTAAACCTTCAAAAGAATTACCTTCATCACCTATAAAGATGAAACGATTTCCCAAGTCAGAGAAATTCTTTTCTCTCAGTTTTTTCACTACAATATTTAGTAAAACAACTGTTTCAAGAGTTCTACCCGATTTACTGATAAAAGCAAAACAAGTTTTTTCAAGATTAACAGAATTTAAAACTCTCTTTACGTATGTTGGATCAACGTTATCAAAAAAAAGAAGTTTCCTTCTTCCTTCCTGTTCTCCTGAAGTTATGGTGTTATAGATAGCCTTTGTTCCAAGAGAAGATCCTCCCATACCTACGACAATTAGAGAGTCAAATTTTGCTTTATAGTCTTTTAACTTTCGCTTTATCTCTTTAATATTTGTGTTAGCAGACTTTACAAAAGGAGCATCTTTTTCGTTAAGAAGACTTTTTAGGTTATTCTCCTTTACTAACTTTTCAACACTTAGGGGTGAAATCCCACAATAATCAAAGCAAAGCGATACTGCCACTTACTCCCCCCTAGGTTCCGAACCACTACCATCTTTCTTCTCACTAAGAGTTGACTTCCAAGCGATTATAGCAAAGGATAAAGGTAAAGCAATAGCTATTATGGTACAAATAATTCCGTAAATTGTATTTTCGGACATTTTCTTACCTCCAAAAAGATTTTTTAAAAATAAACCTTTATCGGATTGTAAACGGTATCTCTCTCAACAGGAATCTTCCCTGCTTCCTTTATTAGCTTTACTAAGCGTTCTTTTGGAATGAACTCCCCGGCCCTTGCTCCTGCAGATTTAGTAATATCCTCTTCTATGACTGTTCCGTCAATATCGTCCGCTCCAAACTGCAGAGAAACCTGTGCAATCTTTTCCCCGAGCATTATCCAGTAAGCTTTTATGTGTGGAAAGTTATCAAGAAGAAGTCTTGATACAACTAGCGTCTTTAACTCATCAATTCCTGTCGTATAGTTAGCATTCGGAATTTTTGTATTAATAGGATGAAAAGCTAAAGGTATAAATGTCTGAAACCCTCCTGTTTCATCCTGAGTTTCTCTTAATAGTAAAAGATGATTTACTCTATCTTCAATACTCTCAATATGACCAAAAAGCATTGTTGCATTGGACTTTATTCCAAGTTTGTGTGCCGTCTTGTGAATTTCCAAATAATCTCTTGCTGAGATTTTATCTGGACAAATTTTTTTCCTTATCTCCTCTTCAAAAATTTCTCCCCCACCTCCCGGAATTGAACCAAGCCCAGCTTCGATCAAATCTATGAGTGTTTCTTCAACAGTTTTCTTTCCTTTTTCTGCTATGTATTTAATCTCCTCGGCAGTATAAGCTTTTATATGAATATCTGGAAAGGTTTGTTTCAAGACTCTTATTATTTCAATATAGTTCTCATAACGCCAGTCCGGATGTAATCCACCTACTATGTGAACCTCCGTAAGGCTAGGATTACTCTTTTTGTAATCTTCAAGTTTTCTCACTATATCTTCTACTGCCAGTTCATAAGCACCTTCCTCTCCTTTTCTCTTCCTAAAGGCACAAAATTTACAAGTACCAATGCAAATATTTGTTGGTGTAATGTGAACATTAACGTTAAAGTAAGCAAACTTCCCATTTTTCTTCTCTGCTACGTAGTTAGCTAAAAGTCCTAAAGTTGGTAGATCGTAAGAGTTAAAAAGTGTAATTCCATCTTCAAAAGAAAGTCTTTCTCCACCAAGAATTTTCTCCGCAATAGGAAAAAGATTTCTATCTTTAACCAATTTTAAAATCACATCTTCCATCTCAACCTCAATAGACTCTTAATACGTTGTATAAAGTATCCCTTTCAACAGGAATTTTTCCAGATTCCCTAATAAGTTTTAAAAGTCTCTCTTTCGGCATATATGAACCTGTTGTTGCTCCCGCAGAATGAGTAATGGACTCCTCCACAACTGTTCCATCAAGGTCATTAGCCCCAAAGTGTAATGAAACTTGGGCAAGTTTTTCTCCAAGCATTATCCAAAAAGCTCTAATGTGGTCAAAGTTATCTAAGATAAGTCTCGCAACAGCCAACATCTTAAGGTCATCAAACCCGGTCGTAGCCTTCCCTTTAAGCTCTGTATTTTCAGGATGGTAAGCAAAGGATAGAAACGCCAAAAAACCTCCCGTTTTATCCTGTAGATCTCTAAGTCTTAAAAGGTGTTCTACCCTTTCTTCTACTGTTTCAATATGTCCATAAAGGATAGATGCATTTGTTTTAAACCCTAAACGGTGAGCTGTTTCATGAATTTCTAAATACCTTTCGGCTGAGAGTTTTTTAGGACATAGAAGTTTTCTTACCCTTTCACTAAAGACTTCTGCTCCACCTCCAGGAAGTGAAGAAATTCCAGCTTCCAAAAGATCAATTAAAATTTCTTTTATAGATTTTCCTGATATCCTTGATAGGTAGTCAATTTCTTCAGCAGTGAAAGCTTGAATACGGATTTTTGGAAAACTTCTCTTTATCTCCCTCAAAAGTTCTATATAAAATTCGTATCTCCACTCAGGATGTAGTCCACTTACAATGTGAACTTCTGTAACGCCATCAAAAGACTCTATTTTCTTTAAAACGTCATCAATTGTTAACTCAAAAGCCCCTTCTTCTCCCTTATTCCTTCTAAAAGCGCAAAATTTACATTTCCCAACGCAAATATTTGTAAGATTCACATGTCTGTTTACTATAAAGTAAACAAAATCTCTGTTCTTTTTTCTATTCACAAAGTCGGCAAGTCTTCCCAAAGTTAAAATATCGTTTGTCTTAAAAAGTTTTACTCCATCTTCAAAAGATAGCCTTTCTCCATTAAGAACTTTTTCTGCTACATTTTCTAAGGTTCTATCTTCCATAAACTTAAATATCATTTTTTTCATTAAGGTACTCCTTGAAGTTCTCTCTTAGATTTTCTTTTTCAAAGAAATAGACAAGCTTTTCTATTCTTTCTATAGTCTCCTTTGAGAGGTGATGTTCCAAAAGGCAACCTTCTTTTTCAGCAATGTCATCTCTTACTCCAAGAACTTCTTTCATGAACTTGATCAATACTTTATGCTTGCTGTATAGAGTCTGAGCGTAGAGCTTCCCCTTTTCGGTTGTCCTTACGTAACCGTAAGGCTCATAGTGAATAAAACCTTTCTCCGAAAGCCTTTTAAGGACATCGCTAACAGTTGGCATTTTTACGTTTCTT is part of the Desulfurobacteriaceae bacterium genome and harbors:
- the mqnE gene encoding aminofutalosine synthase MqnE yields the protein MKKMIFKFMEDRTLENVAEKVLNGERLSFEDGVKLFKTNDILTLGRLADFVNRKKNRDFVYFIVNRHVNLTNICVGKCKFCAFRRNKGEEGAFELTIDDVLKKIESFDGVTEVHIVSGLHPEWRYEFYIELLREIKRSFPKIRIQAFTAEEIDYLSRISGKSIKEILIDLLEAGISSLPGGGAEVFSERVRKLLCPKKLSAERYLEIHETAHRLGFKTNASILYGHIETVEERVEHLLRLRDLQDKTGGFLAFLSFAYHPENTELKGKATTGFDDLKMLAVARLILDNFDHIRAFWIMLGEKLAQVSLHFGANDLDGTVVEESITHSAGATTGSYMPKERLLKLIRESGKIPVERDTLYNVLRVY
- the mqnE gene encoding aminofutalosine synthase MqnE — translated: MEDVILKLVKDRNLFPIAEKILGGERLSFEDGITLFNSYDLPTLGLLANYVAEKKNGKFAYFNVNVHITPTNICIGTCKFCAFRKRKGEEGAYELAVEDIVRKLEDYKKSNPSLTEVHIVGGLHPDWRYENYIEIIRVLKQTFPDIHIKAYTAEEIKYIAEKGKKTVEETLIDLIEAGLGSIPGGGGEIFEEEIRKKICPDKISARDYLEIHKTAHKLGIKSNATMLFGHIESIEDRVNHLLLLRETQDETGGFQTFIPLAFHPINTKIPNANYTTGIDELKTLVVSRLLLDNFPHIKAYWIMLGEKIAQVSLQFGADDIDGTVIEEDITKSAGARAGEFIPKERLVKLIKEAGKIPVERDTVYNPIKVYF
- a CDS encoding metal-dependent transcriptional regulator encodes the protein MEQEKLAPRLEDYLETIYLIEKKNGVARVKEIAKERNVKMPTVSDVLKRLSEKGFIHYEPYGYVRTTEKGKLYAQTLYSKHKVLIKFMKEVLGVRDDIAEKEGCLLEHHLSKETIERIEKLVYFFEKENLRENFKEYLNEKNDI
- a CDS encoding glucose-6-phosphate isomerase, translating into MAVSLCFDYCGISPLSVEKLVKENNLKSLLNEKDAPFVKSANTNIKEIKRKLKDYKAKFDSLIVVGMGGSSLGTKAIYNTITSGEQEGRRKLLFFDNVDPTYVKRVLNSVNLEKTCFAFISKSGRTLETVVLLNIVVKKLREKNFSDLGNRFIFIGDEGNSFEGLARRFDTVFFSIPKEIGGRFSVLTPVGLVPSEFINYNIEELLKGAKDALENPEPAIKLGVCKYLHYKKGRTISVMMVYSNYLREFTEWYAQLWAESLGKDGEGQTPMKAIGTSSQHSVLQLFMDGKDDKVYQFFSIENYTEDLKLPEETEILDFIAGKKLSEIIKAEFEGTVEALYKRERPIIEIKMDSLSPYNMGYLFMIYMIATVVMAKLMGVNPYGQPAVEIGKKLAYAKLKGGDSTSY